Genomic window (Carboxydothermus pertinax):
AAATGGAATCTGAACCTGGTCAGCCTTTGCAAAGGCAAATAACGAAAATCCACCTGGGAGTTTTCCGGGAGACGCCCAAAACGCAACCGGTCGGCAATAACCCAAGCGTCGGTCCAGTCATTTTTGGGGAGGTCGACATAAGCCTTTTTAAAATTAGCAACAACCTTAGGATTAAAGGTGTAGACCTGGCAGTGATAACTTGCCAGCTGATAATTAGA
Coding sequences:
- a CDS encoding IS110 family transposase, with product SNYQLASYHCQVYTFNPKVVANFKKAYVDLPKNDWTDAWVIADRLRFGRLPENSQVDFRYLPLQRLTRFRFH